One genomic region from Rothia dentocariosa ATCC 17931 encodes:
- a CDS encoding amino acid permease, which yields MAQTSQQSSPASDASDVAADTDLKRGLSARHMQMIAIGGAIGTGLFVASGKTISTAGPGGAIVAYGLIGIMVLFLMQSLGEMAAHLPVPGSFQTYATRYVSSSFGFAMGWNYWFNWAITVAAELVAVGEVMKYWLPETPSWVWAGIFLVLLTGLNALSAKAYGEGEFWLATIKVVTVIVFLIAGIAMIFGVLGGASPGTSNWTTGEAPFVGGPVAIFAIFMVAGFSFQGTEMIGIAAGESKNPRRDVPRALTSVFWRIMLFYIGAMVVIGFLIPYTDPNLLTAAEGDINISPFTLIFERAGIAFAAAAMNAVILTAVLSAGNSGLYVSARMLFSLAQEGKAPKIFTKVNKGGVPMPALMATSAVGAIGFIASVISPDAAYLWLVNVSGLAGFITWVGIAVAHYRFRRAYMRQGHNLNDLPYTAPFFPVGPIIAFIMCLLVIGGQNYEAILAGDWVGVMSSYIGLPVFVAVWAIHAIVTRDRLIPLEQVDVSGLEVKTSK from the coding sequence ATGGCACAAACTTCACAACAGTCTTCGCCAGCATCGGATGCGAGTGATGTTGCCGCAGATACTGATCTGAAACGCGGTCTTTCTGCACGTCATATGCAGATGATCGCCATCGGCGGCGCTATCGGCACCGGTCTGTTTGTTGCATCCGGCAAAACTATCTCTACCGCCGGGCCGGGCGGCGCTATCGTTGCTTACGGGCTGATCGGTATTATGGTGCTGTTCCTCATGCAGTCTCTGGGTGAGATGGCAGCGCATCTGCCCGTCCCAGGTTCGTTTCAAACCTACGCAACACGTTACGTTTCATCATCCTTCGGGTTTGCCATGGGGTGGAACTACTGGTTTAACTGGGCAATCACCGTCGCGGCCGAGCTTGTAGCGGTCGGGGAAGTGATGAAGTATTGGCTTCCTGAAACTCCCTCGTGGGTGTGGGCGGGCATCTTCTTAGTTCTCTTGACGGGGCTTAATGCTCTTTCTGCCAAAGCCTACGGTGAGGGCGAATTCTGGCTTGCCACTATTAAGGTGGTCACCGTTATCGTGTTCTTAATTGCGGGAATTGCGATGATCTTCGGGGTTCTCGGAGGCGCATCACCGGGTACTTCAAACTGGACCACGGGCGAAGCTCCTTTTGTAGGCGGGCCCGTCGCTATTTTCGCTATCTTCATGGTCGCCGGGTTCTCTTTCCAGGGTACCGAGATGATCGGTATTGCCGCCGGAGAATCCAAGAACCCCCGTCGCGATGTGCCGCGCGCACTCACCAGCGTATTCTGGCGCATCATGCTGTTCTATATCGGTGCCATGGTGGTTATAGGATTCCTTATTCCTTACACCGATCCGAATCTGCTCACCGCAGCCGAAGGCGATATTAACATTTCTCCCTTCACCCTTATCTTTGAACGCGCTGGTATTGCCTTCGCCGCTGCAGCGATGAACGCCGTGATTCTTACCGCCGTGCTCTCTGCAGGTAACTCGGGCCTCTATGTCTCGGCACGCATGTTGTTCTCACTCGCGCAGGAGGGTAAAGCCCCCAAGATTTTCACGAAGGTCAATAAGGGGGGCGTGCCGATGCCCGCTCTCATGGCAACTTCCGCCGTGGGAGCTATCGGATTTATCGCCTCCGTTATTTCGCCGGATGCGGCCTACCTGTGGCTAGTCAATGTTTCGGGTCTAGCCGGTTTCATTACCTGGGTTGGTATCGCGGTGGCACACTATAGGTTCCGCCGTGCATATATGCGGCAGGGGCATAACCTTAACGACCTTCCCTATACGGCGCCCTTCTTCCCGGTGGGGCCGATTATTGCCTTCATTATGTGTCTGCTGGTGATCGGTGGGCAGAATTACGAGGCGATCCTTGCGGGAGACTGGGTGGGCGTGATGAGCTCATATATAGGCCTGCCGGTCTTTGTGGCAGTTTGGGCTATTCACGCTATCGTAACCCGCGACCGTTTGATTCCGCTGGAACAGGTGGATGTCTCGGGCCTTGAGGTTAAAACGAGCAAGTAA
- a CDS encoding peptidase E, translating to METQRTIVLLSGGFSDGENTDQDVFLLESSMRRKPRVCFIPTASGDSRAYIERFYTAFKRYSCIPAHLELFRRTEPNLEEFIRRQDIIYVGGGNTANLLAVWRLHGLDRVLRKAYVEGTVLSGISAGAACWFESCLTDSFGGLEALNDGLGILPGSFCSHFNTEPGRPRSFLQTLQSGTLPPGVALDDGAAARYCNEVVDVVYRSVSNAGLYNQTAKGICAVEL from the coding sequence ATGGAGACTCAACGCACTATTGTGCTTCTGAGTGGTGGGTTCTCTGACGGTGAGAATACTGATCAAGATGTGTTTCTGTTAGAGTCCAGCATGCGGAGAAAACCAAGGGTGTGTTTTATTCCTACGGCTAGTGGAGATTCACGTGCGTATATCGAGCGTTTCTATACTGCCTTTAAAAGATATTCGTGTATTCCTGCTCATCTTGAGCTTTTTCGCCGTACAGAGCCGAACCTTGAAGAATTTATACGCCGTCAAGACATCATCTATGTCGGAGGCGGTAACACCGCAAACCTCTTAGCTGTGTGGAGATTGCATGGACTTGACCGTGTGCTTCGCAAAGCATATGTCGAGGGAACGGTTCTATCGGGGATAAGTGCAGGTGCAGCTTGCTGGTTCGAGTCATGTCTGACCGATTCGTTTGGTGGTTTAGAAGCGCTCAATGACGGTTTGGGTATACTGCCTGGCAGTTTCTGCTCTCATTTCAATACTGAACCTGGTCGTCCCAGAAGTTTTTTGCAGACACTACAAAGCGGTACTTTACCGCCAGGAGTAGCTTTAGACGATGGGGCGGCAGCTCGATACTGCAACGAGGTAGTAGATGTAGTCTATCGAAGTGTGAGCAATGCTGGTTTATATAATCAGACGGCAAAAGGTATATGTGCTGTGGAGTTGTAG
- a CDS encoding DUF488 domain-containing protein — MDIVIKRIYEEPSPDDGYRVLVDRLWPRGVSKDKAHLDEWAKDLAPSTEARRDFGHKPENFESFKQRYLNELDSNSEVYPELERMVAGAQKLQSSRVTLLYGAKSPTCNHAVILRDYLIDRLKSL; from the coding sequence ATGGATATAGTTATTAAGCGCATATATGAAGAGCCTTCCCCGGATGACGGATACCGGGTACTCGTTGATAGGCTTTGGCCGCGCGGAGTCTCAAAAGATAAGGCTCATCTTGATGAATGGGCGAAGGACTTAGCTCCTTCGACGGAGGCTCGCCGAGATTTTGGGCATAAACCAGAGAATTTTGAATCCTTCAAACAACGCTATCTGAACGAGCTTGACAGTAATTCAGAGGTGTACCCCGAGCTTGAGCGTATGGTTGCGGGTGCGCAGAAGCTCCAGTCCTCTCGCGTTACGCTTTTGTACGGCGCTAAGAGCCCTACCTGCAACCACGCGGTCATTCTGCGTGATTACCTCATAGACCGGCTGAAGAGCCTCTGA
- a CDS encoding AzlC family ABC transporter permease — MFERSSHPNRHLGEAPQQTSDEQVLDIIASAGLATSSIPVVQEREQALRAGDDALSLELRRTGESGFREAMRVASLVMLGLFFVGIGLGVVIHSLGFPWWLAPLLPGVLFAGSVEFVLLTMMAAGASLVSVAVMTLLINSRHLMYGLSYPIERVHGSLAKFYTVYTLIDEAFALNSGPERHTLRGSRILWIHAGMHVSVILSSTLGFFLGSSFLAHLEGFDFVMTALFTVLALDAYRANPDRLTVLFSVIAAAVALIIAPGSMLLVAMAVYMALLVGRYAAAKKRGSLPQHMLVADELTHHRTEHDRAEETPHEPAQ; from the coding sequence ATGTTTGAAAGATCTTCACACCCCAACCGCCACCTTGGGGAGGCGCCGCAACAAACCAGCGACGAACAGGTTCTCGATATTATCGCCTCCGCAGGTCTGGCGACCAGCAGCATTCCGGTGGTGCAGGAACGCGAGCAGGCTTTACGCGCAGGCGATGATGCCCTTAGTCTTGAGCTCCGCCGCACTGGCGAGAGCGGATTTCGTGAGGCAATGCGCGTTGCATCCCTTGTGATGCTGGGCCTGTTTTTCGTGGGAATTGGACTCGGTGTTGTGATACACAGCTTGGGTTTTCCTTGGTGGCTTGCACCCCTGCTTCCAGGAGTTTTATTCGCCGGGTCTGTAGAGTTCGTATTGCTGACGATGATGGCAGCGGGTGCCTCGCTGGTATCCGTTGCGGTGATGACGTTGCTCATCAATTCACGCCACCTCATGTATGGGCTGTCCTACCCTATCGAGCGTGTGCACGGCTCTCTCGCCAAGTTTTACACCGTCTATACGCTCATCGACGAGGCTTTTGCCCTCAACAGCGGACCGGAACGGCATACTCTAAGAGGGTCACGCATTCTGTGGATTCATGCTGGAATGCATGTGAGCGTTATCCTCAGTTCCACACTCGGGTTCTTCTTGGGGTCGAGTTTTCTGGCGCATCTTGAGGGGTTCGATTTCGTAATGACTGCGCTCTTTACGGTACTTGCCCTTGATGCCTATCGCGCTAACCCCGATAGGCTCACGGTGCTTTTCTCGGTGATCGCGGCGGCAGTAGCGTTGATTATTGCCCCGGGGTCTATGCTCTTGGTGGCGATGGCAGTGTATATGGCGCTTCTGGTGGGGCGTTATGCAGCGGCGAAGAAACGCGGTTCTCTGCCTCAACATATGCTGGTCGCCGACGAGCTTACGCACCATCGCACGGAACACGATCGCGCAGAAGAGACTCCGCACGAACCAGCACAATAG
- a CDS encoding Type 1 glutamine amidotransferase-like domain-containing protein has protein sequence MALSVLLRILSFFRRTEPNLEEFIRRQDIIYVGGGNTANLLAAWRLHGLSYGGVSNEG, from the coding sequence GTGGCGTTATCTGTACTCTTGCGTATCTTAAGTTTTTTTCGCCGCACAGAGCCGAACCTTGAAGAATTTATACGCCGTCAAGACATCATCTATGTCGGAGGCGGTAACACCGCAAACCTCTTAGCTGCGTGGAGGTTGCACGGTCTCTCGTACGGTGGAGTATCCAACGAAGGTTGA
- a CDS encoding AzlC family ABC transporter permease: protein MKDTAKETSDAEHYAAIGHNPTESGFKQALRASSVVLASFVVLGLGLGVIISAHHLPWWLAPAISLIVYAGSVEFLVVEMIATGASVGAIGFTTLLVNSRHLVYGISFPLQNVKGFWAKLYAIYTLCDESYALNTGPNRNTLSHARILWVSTFLHISWVAGTTAGFFIGASFLSHLEGMDFAMTALFTILAIDAYRAQRDNVTALLTLISGAVGIILAPGSMLLVSMGTYTALLIVRFFIAKSRGTLPEHQIPAPENNASLTVAEDSTTDQVKTPSPTFTHYTDPQENPHD from the coding sequence ATGAAAGATACCGCGAAGGAAACAAGCGACGCAGAACATTACGCCGCGATCGGTCATAACCCCACCGAGAGCGGCTTCAAACAGGCTTTACGGGCATCCAGCGTGGTGCTTGCAAGTTTCGTGGTGTTGGGGTTAGGTTTGGGCGTTATTATTAGTGCTCACCATTTACCGTGGTGGCTTGCGCCCGCAATATCCCTCATCGTTTACGCCGGTTCCGTCGAGTTCCTGGTGGTAGAAATGATCGCAACCGGAGCCAGTGTAGGCGCTATTGGTTTCACAACTCTGCTCGTGAACTCCCGCCATCTGGTGTACGGTATTTCCTTCCCGCTGCAGAACGTCAAGGGTTTCTGGGCGAAGCTCTACGCCATATACACGCTCTGCGACGAATCCTACGCGCTCAACACCGGCCCCAACCGGAATACGCTCTCTCACGCACGTATTCTATGGGTGAGTACATTCCTGCACATCAGCTGGGTGGCAGGAACAACCGCCGGGTTCTTTATTGGCGCATCGTTTCTGAGCCACCTTGAGGGTATGGATTTCGCCATGACGGCGCTGTTTACGATCCTCGCGATTGATGCTTACCGCGCTCAACGGGATAATGTCACGGCTCTTCTCACGCTGATCTCTGGCGCGGTGGGTATTATCCTGGCACCCGGTTCCATGCTTCTGGTGTCGATGGGAACCTACACTGCCCTGCTGATAGTACGGTTCTTTATCGCAAAATCACGGGGAACACTGCCGGAACACCAGATACCCGCCCCAGAGAATAACGCATCGCTGACGGTTGCCGAAGACAGCACGACAGATCAGGTGAAAACTCCAAGCCCCACATTCACTCACTACACCGACCCGCAGGAGAACCCCCATGATTAA
- a CDS encoding NUDIX hydrolase — MVDEHSAIDTAQRIVHVSAVVIRNHAGHVLTVRKAASHGFMMPGGKPDAGESPLYTAVREVTEELGFAPDPAQMVYLGKFDAPALNESGFVVRAETFEYMPHPQEEKILEQLSPHAEIAELRWVDPAADYTDQAPLNTECIFPLICRISPGETPSVPL; from the coding sequence ATGGTTGATGAACATTCAGCAATTGATACGGCACAGAGAATTGTGCATGTTTCTGCAGTGGTAATCCGCAATCACGCCGGGCACGTACTGACCGTGCGTAAAGCCGCCTCACATGGGTTTATGATGCCCGGAGGTAAACCCGATGCGGGGGAGAGCCCCTTGTATACGGCGGTGCGTGAGGTTACTGAAGAGCTGGGATTTGCGCCGGATCCTGCCCAGATGGTGTACCTTGGCAAGTTTGACGCCCCCGCCCTGAACGAAAGCGGATTCGTGGTACGTGCCGAAACTTTTGAATATATGCCGCATCCGCAAGAGGAAAAGATACTTGAGCAGCTGAGCCCGCATGCCGAAATTGCTGAATTACGTTGGGTAGACCCCGCAGCGGACTATACCGATCAGGCACCTCTGAACACTGAGTGTATATTCCCGCTTATCTGCAGAATAAGTCCTGGCGAAACGCCATCGGTGCCGCTGTGA
- a CDS encoding branched-chain amino acid transporter permease produces MINGHIDSGYIISAVLVAAAVTFVLRVLPFGLKKALAGSEVLDALSHWIPLGAVALLAIYAVSRIDFSSTHTAVPYLAGFVVTALVHLWKKNMVYSMIAGTATCVILINWVF; encoded by the coding sequence ATGATTAACGGCCACATCGATAGCGGCTATATTATCAGCGCCGTTCTGGTGGCGGCGGCTGTAACCTTTGTTCTGCGGGTGCTCCCCTTTGGTCTCAAAAAAGCCCTTGCAGGTTCTGAGGTGCTGGATGCGCTCAGCCATTGGATTCCACTCGGGGCCGTAGCGCTTCTGGCGATCTATGCGGTAAGCCGTATTGACTTTTCATCCACACACACCGCGGTTCCCTACCTTGCCGGGTTTGTGGTGACGGCGCTCGTGCACCTGTGGAAGAAGAATATGGTATACAGCATGATCGCCGGTACCGCCACCTGCGTTATTCTCATCAACTGGGTTTTCTAG
- a CDS encoding LppP/LprE family lipoprotein, with translation MSRFPVKPLVFCAGAALLLSSCGNPFGASTDSGSSSQAARSSSSSSSSSASTSASHSPTASATSSSASPSPSVSVVTVTANPQPEASTVTVTASSNSNSGSSSSSGRLALDSNASKLRGHHSWSLSSADTSTFDSSAELSWITVGSSDGASHIMLFHHGDYLGTGTLNPVQGSPSVSRNSANQISASVGSSQATFTWDSAQEKIVMNGDLPTG, from the coding sequence ATGTCTAGATTTCCTGTAAAACCGCTAGTTTTCTGCGCTGGCGCGGCGCTTCTGCTTTCTTCCTGCGGTAACCCGTTTGGCGCATCCACCGATTCGGGCAGCAGTTCGCAGGCTGCACGCAGTTCCAGCTCATCTAGTTCTTCATCCGCTTCAACCAGCGCATCTCACTCTCCCACAGCAAGTGCCACCAGTTCTTCAGCCTCTCCAAGTCCGAGCGTGTCTGTAGTAACGGTAACCGCCAACCCGCAGCCGGAGGCAAGTACCGTTACGGTAACCGCATCATCAAATTCTAATTCGGGGTCTTCGTCCTCAAGCGGGCGTTTGGCGTTGGATTCTAATGCGAGTAAACTTCGCGGTCATCATTCGTGGTCGCTGAGTTCGGCGGATACTTCGACTTTCGATTCGAGTGCGGAGCTCTCGTGGATTACGGTCGGGTCTTCCGATGGTGCGTCACATATTATGCTGTTCCATCACGGAGACTACTTGGGAACCGGCACGCTCAACCCAGTTCAGGGGTCCCCTTCGGTCTCACGGAATTCTGCTAACCAGATTTCGGCCTCTGTGGGGTCTTCCCAAGCGACGTTCACCTGGGACTCCGCTCAGGAAAAGATTGTTATGAACGGGGATTTGCCGACCGGGTAG
- a CDS encoding DoxX family protein, which translates to MSLKKNVSEDSRSGGKKHIAPVVTAGFLGTTGVLHFAKPEHYDAIVPRALPGSARFYTYASGAAELGIAGLLTVPTTRRAGALAAIALYTAVFPANVQMAWDWRHESAFKRVVAFGRLPLQLPMIRRAWRIYKTSSRR; encoded by the coding sequence ATGAGCTTGAAGAAAAACGTATCTGAGGATTCCCGCTCCGGCGGTAAGAAACATATAGCGCCCGTGGTAACAGCCGGTTTTCTAGGGACCACGGGTGTGCTGCATTTCGCGAAACCCGAACATTACGACGCAATCGTGCCTCGTGCCCTGCCGGGCTCCGCGCGGTTCTACACCTATGCTTCGGGGGCTGCTGAGCTTGGTATCGCAGGGCTGCTGACCGTCCCAACAACCCGCCGGGCGGGTGCCCTCGCGGCTATTGCACTGTATACGGCGGTGTTCCCGGCGAATGTGCAAATGGCGTGGGATTGGCGGCATGAGTCAGCGTTTAAGCGTGTTGTGGCTTTCGGCCGTCTACCGTTGCAGCTGCCAATGATTCGCCGTGCCTGGCGCATCTATAAAACCTCCTCTCGGCGCTAA
- the tpx gene encoding thiol peroxidase — translation MAEITFQNNLAVHTSGNLPAIGSKVPAFSVLDADLAEVTGAQFSGKNLVLNIFPSVDTGVCAASVRNFNKEAAGLDNTVVVNVSHDLPFALGRFCAAEGIENVVTTSAFRSSFGQDFGVTMTDGPLEGLLARAVVVVNPAGEVVYTELVPEITNEPNYEAALAALK, via the coding sequence ATGGCTGAAATTACTTTTCAAAATAACCTTGCAGTTCACACCAGCGGCAACCTTCCCGCCATCGGTTCTAAGGTCCCCGCATTCTCCGTACTCGACGCCGACCTCGCTGAGGTCACCGGCGCCCAGTTCTCGGGTAAGAACCTCGTGCTGAATATCTTCCCCTCGGTCGATACCGGCGTATGCGCCGCCTCGGTTCGCAACTTCAACAAAGAAGCCGCCGGTCTTGATAACACCGTTGTCGTGAACGTTTCACACGATCTTCCGTTCGCGCTTGGTCGTTTCTGTGCCGCTGAGGGCATCGAGAACGTTGTTACCACCTCCGCATTCCGCTCATCCTTCGGGCAGGACTTCGGCGTGACAATGACCGACGGACCTCTCGAAGGGCTCCTTGCTCGCGCCGTCGTAGTCGTGAACCCCGCCGGTGAGGTAGTGTACACCGAGCTCGTTCCCGAAATCACCAACGAACCTAATTACGAGGCTGCGCTCGCAGCTCTTAAGTAA
- a CDS encoding class I SAM-dependent methyltransferase, with the protein MSSTRQNPAEQAKALASQLKCPMGDTGQELAHSLNLGNLPMIVSALNALGIEEDDRILEAGPGNGGLLNYVLSLAENLHYDGVEISPLMYEQARAANNVFIAEGLAEYALYDGVNLPYEDGIFTKVLSVNTVYFWEEPAWLLAEMCRVLTAGGRVCLSFCEKDFMKTLPFTKYGFALYDAADIVALTQELPLHTVAVQHLHDMAVAGGSARLVRRDYVNLVFKKETISSTT; encoded by the coding sequence ATGTCTAGTACCCGCCAGAACCCGGCCGAGCAGGCGAAGGCCCTTGCTTCCCAGCTTAAGTGCCCCATGGGTGACACCGGTCAAGAGCTAGCACACTCTTTAAACCTGGGGAATCTTCCCATGATTGTGAGCGCCCTGAATGCATTAGGCATTGAGGAAGATGACCGCATCCTGGAGGCGGGCCCGGGCAATGGTGGGCTCCTCAATTATGTTCTCTCCCTCGCAGAGAACCTGCACTATGATGGGGTGGAAATTTCGCCGCTCATGTATGAGCAGGCCCGCGCCGCCAATAACGTGTTTATCGCAGAAGGGCTGGCTGAGTACGCGCTGTATGACGGCGTGAATCTGCCGTATGAAGACGGCATTTTCACGAAGGTGTTGAGCGTGAATACGGTGTATTTCTGGGAGGAACCGGCTTGGCTGCTCGCAGAAATGTGCCGGGTGCTTACCGCCGGCGGGCGGGTGTGTTTAAGCTTCTGTGAAAAAGATTTTATGAAGACCCTGCCATTCACCAAGTACGGCTTCGCCCTGTACGATGCCGCCGATATAGTTGCGCTCACACAAGAACTGCCGCTACATACGGTAGCTGTACAGCATCTGCACGATATGGCGGTGGCGGGCGGCTCTGCCCGGCTGGTACGACGCGACTACGTAAACCTCGTGTTTAAAAAAGAGACAATCAGCTCTACTACATAG
- a CDS encoding OsmC family protein, whose product MNKAPAEKTIVRRESEDYREVRVERVDRLRYRAHGANGATLDFGVGDGLLTPVELLLAAIAGCSSVDVDAVTTRREIPQVFEVLASALKKHEDGAVRLDDVEVDFDVQFPETEAGTQAAKMVDRLIRLSAEKDCTVSRTVEHPTKVEFHNVNAE is encoded by the coding sequence ATGAATAAAGCGCCTGCTGAGAAAACAATAGTACGCCGCGAGTCTGAGGACTACCGCGAAGTTCGTGTAGAACGGGTTGATCGCTTGCGGTACCGGGCACATGGTGCGAATGGGGCAACCCTGGACTTCGGGGTGGGTGATGGGCTTCTAACTCCGGTGGAGCTCTTATTAGCGGCGATCGCCGGATGCTCCTCGGTCGATGTGGATGCGGTCACCACCCGCCGTGAAATCCCACAGGTATTCGAGGTACTTGCTTCTGCTCTGAAGAAGCATGAGGACGGTGCGGTACGTCTTGATGATGTTGAGGTCGATTTTGATGTGCAGTTCCCTGAAACCGAGGCGGGCACGCAGGCCGCTAAGATGGTGGATCGGTTAATTCGTTTGAGCGCTGAGAAGGACTGCACGGTCTCTCGTACGGTGGAGCATCCGACGAAGGTTGAGTTTCATAATGTAAATGCTGAGTAG